The DNA segment GACCATCCGCCGCGGCTGGGCCCTGGCCCGTGAACTGGACCTGCCGACCGCCCTGCACGTCCGGGGCGGCAGTCCGGTCTCCCGGCTGCGCCGCCTGGGAGTCCTGCGGCCCGGGACGGTGTTCATCCACGGCACCGGCATGGACGCCGGTGAGCTGGAGCTGATCCACGACAGCGGTGGGGCCCTGTCGGTCGCGCCCGCCATCGAGATGACCATGGGCCACGGGCTGCCGCCGTTCGCCGCGGCGCGGGCCGCCGGACTGCGGCCCAGCCTCAGCGCGGACGTCGAAGTCGCCGCGGCCGGCGACATGTTCACGCAGTTGCGGGCCGCCTTCCAGATCGGCCGGTTCGCCGCGCTGCAGGGCCATGCGGGCCCGGACGCCCCGTTGCTCACGGTGCGGGAGGTCCTGGAGTTCGCCACGCTCGGCGGCGCCGAGGCGCTCGGGATGGCGGACCGCATCGGATCGCTGACCCCGGGCAAGCAGGCGGATCTGATCGTGCTGCGGACCGACCGGCCCGGTGTGGCACCGGTCTACGACGCCGCCGCGGCCGTCGTGACGTCGATGGACCGCGGCGACGTGGACACCGTGATGGTCGCCGGGCGGATCGCCAAGCGGCAGGGAAGGCTGGCGTACGCCGGGCTGCCGGGGCTGCTGACCCGGGCCCAGGAGATGCGCGACCGGCTGGCCCGCTGACCCGCTGTGTCAGCGGCGGATCAGCACGCCCTCCTCGATGGCGGCCAGCGCGATCCGCAGCTGCTCGCTGAGCGCCTTCGCGGTGCGCTCCGGGATGCGGTCGACGAGGCGGGCGTGTACGGCGGTGGTGGCGCGCACCGCCGCCTCGGCGGTCTCCACCCCGCTCGGCGTGAGCTGCACCCAGCTGCTGCGGGCGTCGTCCTCGGCCGCGGCGCGGGTGACGTGGCCGGCGGCCACCAGGCGCTTGACGACATTGCTGGTGCCGCCGGAGGACAGCAGCAGGGCGTGCGTGAGGTCGGTCGGCTTGAGGCGGTAGGGGGCGCCGATCCGCCGCAGGGTGGCGAG comes from the Streptomyces angustmyceticus genome and includes:
- a CDS encoding amidohydrolase family protein; the protein is MTVVRSLVTGGRVLTMDPALGELPSADILVEDGRITAVRPGIDVPEVDERIDARGCLVLPGFVDTHRHMWQAALRGSGADQTLDQYFATVLHTQAPRLTADDLHLGNLLSALGALDAGVTTVQDISNVPKPAEEHTDALLDALTGSGLRSVFAYGHGTAQDARRVRTGRLHAGDGLVTMALNAEAGSDETIRRGWALARELDLPTALHVRGGSPVSRLRRLGVLRPGTVFIHGTGMDAGELELIHDSGGALSVAPAIEMTMGHGLPPFAAARAAGLRPSLSADVEVAAAGDMFTQLRAAFQIGRFAALQGHAGPDAPLLTVREVLEFATLGGAEALGMADRIGSLTPGKQADLIVLRTDRPGVAPVYDAAAAVVTSMDRGDVDTVMVAGRIAKRQGRLAYAGLPGLLTRAQEMRDRLAR
- a CDS encoding MarR family winged helix-turn-helix transcriptional regulator, whose translation is MEPDHVDEIISAWGHELPEIAGLPLELAKRSALLVSAFDVAAGAELEKLGLTQAEYGVLATLRRIGAPYRLKPTDLTHALLLSSGGTSNVVKRLVAAGHVTRAAAEDDARSSWVQLTPSGVETAEAAVRATTAVHARLVDRIPERTAKALSEQLRIALAAIEEGVLIRR